A segment of the Candidatus Pelagisphaera phototrophica genome:
GTAGTAGGTGGTATCGAGTTCCTTCTTTCCGCTCAGATCCGCGTCACTGTCACAGTCATTAGCGAAACCTAGTCGGACGCTGTATTGATCAGCCTTGAGAGGAAGATCGAGAGCGGTGTCTTGGTAGAGGCGGAAACTGCCAAAGTCTTCAATGGTAGGCGTAAACTTGATACGATTGACCAACGTACCCCACGTGAGCGTTTCCTTGTGCTCGAGACCGAAGTCTAGACTGGCGGCGTTTAGCTGCTCGCGGATCGGGGTGGAGAAATCGCTGTATTCCTCAAACCGATAGCCGACACCACCGCGAATGTTGAGGAATCTAGAATCGGATTTAGTTATCGTATATCCGAAACCGCCTGCCGTTGTGACGAACAAATCTGTGCCCTTGATAACATCGCGTCCTAGTTCGCTGCTGACATACCAGTTCCACTCGTCGTTGATCTGGTTCGAGTAGTCTACCCCTACCCGAGCATCATCGGCGCTCTTAATCCCGTCGGTTTCTTCGAAATTTGCCCTTGTAAAGAAAGACAGCCTATCATCCGGCCCGTTTAAGGTGGCTCGGAAGCTCATTCCGAATCCAGTGCTGGATTTGTTCCCGCTTTTGCCTGCGAGGTCGAAAGCCGCTAGGTAAGCCCAACTGCGGCGCATTTTCTTTTCGGTGG
Coding sequences within it:
- a CDS encoding DUF481 domain-containing protein — protein: MNKLLASIAAFALFVVSSIGDVIVTKSGSKIVGKIQEIDGGKIKISTDFAGDIVVDQTQVEQMTTDDPIFVSIEGGASFSGKITGSDDGSLKVTTEKGRMTTSVSNVKESWQIGSMSPTEKKMRRSWAYLAAFDLAGKSGNKSSTGFGMSFRATLNGPDDRLSFFTRANFEETDGIKSADDARVGVDYSNQINDEWNWYVSSELGRDVIKGTDLFVTTAGGFGYTITKSDSRFLNIRGGVGYRFEEYSDFSTPIREQLNAASLDFGLEHKETLTWGTLVNRIKFTPTIEDFGSFRLYQDTALDLPLKADQYSVRLGFANDCDSDADLSGKKELDTTYYIRLVLNWQ